From a single Columba livia isolate bColLiv1 breed racing homer chromosome 15, bColLiv1.pat.W.v2, whole genome shotgun sequence genomic region:
- the GPER1 gene encoding LOW QUALITY PROTEIN: G-protein coupled estrogen receptor 1 (The sequence of the model RefSeq protein was modified relative to this genomic sequence to represent the inferred CDS: substituted 1 base at 1 genomic stop codon), which yields METYSASISPVICNTTTFNLNASHLCNESLSSRLADKSEHQQYVIGLFLSCLYTIFLFPIGFVGNILILVVNISFREKMTIPDLYFINLAVADLILVADSLIEVFNLDEKYYDITIICTFMSLFLQINMYSSIFFLTWMSFDRYIALAKVMRSNIFRTMQHARLSCGLIWMASISAALVPFTAVHLQHTGEVYFCFADVKEIQWLEITLGFIIPFVIIGLCYSLIVRVLIRAHKHRSLRLRRQKALRMIFVVVLVFFICWLPENVFISVQLLQKKSEPVSSSSPSFRHDYPLTGHIVNLAAFSNSCLNPLIYSFLGETFRDKLRLYIEQKTKMSTLHRFCQAALTSVIPDSNEQSEVXLSSACIKHTTVKLCK from the coding sequence ATGGAAACTTATTCTGCCTCAATATCACCCGTTATATGTAACACCACGACTTTTAACCTAAATGCATCCCATTTGTGTAACGAAAGCCTATCTTCTAGGCTAGCTGATAAATCAGAACACCAACAATACGTTATTGGTCTTTTCTTATCATGCCTTTACAcgatatttctttttcctattgGTTTTGTAGGAAACATTCTGATACTGGTTGTCAACATAAGCTTTCGCGAAAAAATGACTATTCCAGACCTTTACTTCATAAACCTCGCAGTAGCTGATCTCATTCTAGTCGCCGATTCCCTCATTGAGGTTTTTAACCTTGACGAAAAGTATTACGATATCACCATTATTTGTACCTTTATGTCTTTGTTCCTTCAGATCAACATGTAtagcagcattttctttctgacatGGATGAGCTTTGACAGATACATAGCACTGGCCAAAGTAATGAGGTCCAACATATTTCGCACTATGCAGCACGCTCGCTTGAGCTGCGGGCTCATATGGATGGCGTCCATTTCTGCAGCGCTAGTTCCATTCACGGCCGTGCATTTACAGCACACCGGAGAggtctatttttgttttgcagatgtAAAAGAAATCCAGTGGCTAGAAATAACCTTGGGGTTTATTATCCCCTTTGTGATCATCGGGCTTTGTTACTCGTTAATCGTGCGGGTTCTGATCAGAGCCCACAAGCACAGGAGTCTCCGGCTGCGGCGACAAAAGGCTCTTCGAATGATTTTTGTCGTCGTCTTGGTTTTCTTTATCTGCTGGTTACCTGAAAACGTCTTCATTAGCGTCCAGCTCCTCCAGAAGAAAAGCGAGCCTGTCTCCTCAAGCAGCCCATCCTTCAGGCACGATTATCCTTTAACAGGACACATTGTGAACCTGGCAGCTTTTTCTAACAGCTGCTTGAACCCCTTAATTTACAGTTTTCTAGGAGAAACCTTCCGAGACAAACTGCGACTGTACATCGAGCAGAAGACGAAAATGTCAACGCTGCATCGCTTCTGTCAGGCTGCCCTAACG